In Sphingomonas panacisoli, one genomic interval encodes:
- a CDS encoding M20/M25/M40 family metallo-hydrolase, with protein MRIAPLALAGIAVLAVPAIAQRALPTASVKVDPAVAKARDAALKDDVAWDIVEGLTTEVGQRLAATEAEARARAWAVVKLKALGFKNVHIETYTMPVWVRGVETAEIVGPYPQKLTLAALGRSGATPPEGITAPVVYFPTFNDLLAAPDGSLTGKIAFVSNQMKATQDGSGYGAFGAARFIGANVAAKKGAAAILIRSIGSDKGRWPHTGGTNFAPGVTPIPAAALSVADAEQLERIFKRTDKVSIKLVLTPKTLPDAESGNVVAEVPGTDPNAGVIVVGGHLDSWDLGTGAIDDGAGVAITTAAAKRLLDGPRPRRTIRVVWFGAEEPGGFGGQAYAKAHATEKFAMAAESDFGADNIWRFSVNFPDSAKAVGDRLGAALGPLGIVRSREKAGDGTDVGPLFALGTSAVDLNQSGLRYFDWHHTPEDTLDKIDLDQLRQNVAAWTAMLWVVANAPEDWDKVTPKGS; from the coding sequence ATGCGGATCGCCCCTCTCGCGCTTGCTGGTATCGCCGTCCTCGCCGTTCCCGCCATCGCGCAGCGTGCGTTGCCCACCGCGTCGGTCAAGGTCGATCCAGCAGTCGCCAAGGCGCGCGATGCTGCGCTGAAGGACGATGTCGCCTGGGATATCGTCGAGGGGCTGACGACCGAAGTCGGCCAGCGCCTCGCGGCGACCGAGGCGGAGGCCCGCGCGCGGGCCTGGGCGGTGGTCAAGCTGAAGGCGCTCGGGTTCAAGAACGTCCATATCGAAACCTATACGATGCCAGTCTGGGTACGCGGCGTGGAAACGGCCGAGATCGTCGGACCCTATCCGCAGAAGCTGACACTCGCCGCCCTCGGCCGTTCGGGCGCGACCCCGCCCGAAGGGATCACCGCACCTGTCGTCTATTTCCCGACGTTCAACGATTTGCTCGCCGCACCGGACGGCAGCCTGACGGGCAAGATCGCGTTCGTGTCGAACCAGATGAAGGCGACGCAGGACGGCAGCGGGTACGGCGCGTTCGGCGCGGCGCGCTTCATCGGCGCGAACGTCGCCGCCAAGAAGGGCGCGGCCGCGATCCTGATCCGCTCGATCGGCAGCGACAAGGGCCGCTGGCCGCACACCGGCGGGACCAATTTCGCGCCGGGCGTGACGCCCATCCCGGCGGCCGCATTGTCGGTGGCCGATGCCGAACAACTCGAACGTATCTTCAAGCGGACCGACAAGGTGTCGATCAAACTCGTGCTCACGCCCAAGACATTGCCTGATGCCGAATCGGGCAACGTCGTCGCCGAAGTGCCGGGGACTGATCCCAACGCCGGCGTCATCGTCGTCGGCGGACATCTCGACAGCTGGGACCTCGGTACCGGTGCGATCGACGACGGCGCCGGCGTCGCGATCACGACCGCGGCGGCCAAGCGCTTGCTCGACGGGCCGCGTCCTCGCCGGACGATCCGCGTTGTCTGGTTCGGCGCGGAGGAACCCGGCGGTTTCGGCGGTCAGGCCTATGCCAAGGCGCACGCGACCGAGAAGTTCGCTATGGCCGCCGAATCGGATTTCGGCGCCGACAATATCTGGCGCTTCTCGGTCAATTTCCCCGACAGCGCGAAAGCGGTGGGCGACCGGCTCGGCGCGGCGCTCGGCCCGCTGGGTATCGTGCGTAGCCGCGAAAAGGCCGGCGACGGCACCGATGTCGGCCCGCTGTTCGCACTTGGCACGTCGGCGGTCGATCTCAACCAGAGCGGCCTGCGCTATTTCGATTGGCACCACACGCCGGAGGATACGCTCGACAAGATCGACCTCGATCAATTGCGCCAGAATGTCGCCGCGTGGACTGCGATGCTTTGGGTCGTCGCCAACGCGCCCGAGGATTGGGACAAGGTGACGCCGAAGGGCAGTTGA
- the ettA gene encoding energy-dependent translational throttle protein EttA produces MAAQYAFVMKDMTKTFPGAPKPVLSNINIQFYQGAKIGIVGPNGAGKSTLMKIMAGVDKDFTGEAWPGENITVGYLEQEPELDPTKSVLENVKDGARETADLVARFNEIGMLMAEPDADFDALGAEMGDLQTKIDAVDGWSLDSQLELAMEALRCPPGDSPVQNLSGGEKRRVALTRLLIQKPSILLLDEPTNHLDAESVEWLENHLKEYAGAVLMITHDRYFLDNVVGWILEIDRGKYFPYEGNYSTYLEKKSKRLEQEEREESGRAKAIKDELEWIRQGAKARQTKSKARIAKFEQLVEQQKNRTPGKAQIVIQVPERLGGKVIEVENLSKAYGDKLLFENLSFTLPAGGIVGVIGPNGAGKSTLFKLITGAETPDSGTIEKGTTVHLGYVDQSRDHLDPSKNVWEEISDGLDYMKVNGHDASTRAYVGAFNFKGADQQKNVGKLSGGERNRVNIAKMLKRGGNVLLLDEPTNDLDVETLGALEEAIENFAGCAVVISHDRFFLDRLCTHILAFEGNSHVEWFEGNFESYEEDKRRRLGDAADRPTALAYKKLTR; encoded by the coding sequence GTGGCCGCCCAATACGCTTTTGTCATGAAGGACATGACCAAGACCTTCCCCGGCGCGCCCAAGCCGGTGCTGAGCAACATCAACATTCAGTTCTATCAGGGTGCCAAGATCGGCATCGTCGGCCCGAACGGCGCCGGCAAATCGACGCTGATGAAGATCATGGCCGGCGTGGACAAGGATTTCACGGGCGAGGCCTGGCCGGGCGAGAACATCACGGTCGGCTATCTCGAGCAGGAGCCCGAGCTCGATCCGACCAAGTCGGTGCTGGAGAACGTCAAGGATGGCGCACGCGAGACCGCCGACCTGGTCGCGCGGTTCAACGAGATCGGGATGCTGATGGCCGAGCCCGATGCGGATTTCGATGCGCTCGGTGCCGAAATGGGCGATCTCCAGACGAAGATCGACGCGGTCGACGGCTGGAGCCTCGACAGTCAGCTCGAACTGGCGATGGAGGCGTTGCGCTGCCCGCCGGGCGACAGTCCCGTCCAGAACCTGTCGGGTGGCGAAAAGCGCCGCGTCGCGCTGACGCGCCTGCTGATCCAGAAGCCGTCGATCCTGTTGCTCGACGAACCGACCAACCACCTCGACGCCGAAAGCGTCGAATGGCTTGAAAATCACCTGAAGGAATATGCCGGCGCGGTGTTGATGATCACCCACGACCGCTATTTCCTCGACAACGTCGTCGGCTGGATCCTCGAAATCGATCGCGGCAAGTATTTCCCGTACGAGGGTAATTACTCGACCTATCTCGAGAAGAAGTCGAAGCGCCTCGAACAGGAGGAGCGCGAGGAATCGGGCCGCGCCAAGGCGATCAAGGACGAGCTCGAGTGGATCCGACAGGGTGCCAAGGCGCGCCAGACCAAGTCGAAGGCGCGTATCGCCAAGTTCGAGCAACTGGTCGAACAGCAGAAGAACCGTACCCCCGGCAAGGCGCAGATCGTCATCCAGGTGCCGGAGCGTCTGGGCGGTAAGGTGATCGAGGTCGAAAACCTGTCCAAGGCGTACGGCGACAAGCTCTTGTTCGAAAACTTGTCGTTCACGCTACCCGCCGGCGGCATCGTCGGCGTGATCGGGCCCAACGGCGCGGGTAAATCGACCTTGTTCAAGCTGATCACCGGCGCCGAGACGCCCGACAGCGGGACGATCGAAAAGGGCACCACGGTCCATCTCGGCTATGTCGATCAGAGCCGCGATCACCTCGACCCGTCGAAGAACGTCTGGGAGGAAATCTCCGACGGGCTCGATTACATGAAGGTCAACGGCCACGACGCCTCGACGCGGGCATATGTGGGCGCGTTCAACTTCAAGGGCGCCGACCAGCAGAAGAATGTCGGGAAGCTCTCGGGCGGCGAACGCAACCGAGTCAATATCGCCAAGATGCTCAAGCGCGGCGGCAACGTGTTGCTGCTCGACGAACCGACCAACGATCTCGACGTCGAAACGCTCGGGGCGCTCGAGGAAGCGATCGAGAATTTCGCCGGCTGCGCCGTGGTCATCAGCCACGACCGCTTCTTCCTCGACCGCCTGTGCACGCACATCCTGGCGTTCGAGGGCAATTCGCACGTCGAGTGGTTCGAGGGGAATTTCGAGAGCTACGAAGAGGACAAGCGTCGCCGCCTGGGCGATGCCGCGGACCGTCCGACCGCGTTGGCGTACAAGAAGCTGACGCGGTAG
- a CDS encoding class I SAM-dependent methyltransferase — translation MVRLSVALFSVAAAVVPAAMVYAAVPDYVAAAVADTSRPDADRATDVNRKPAETMAFAGVKPGMIVGEFYPGGGYFTRMLSDVVGPKGHVYGMENLRWDDPKSDKAVIDATKGNVSIEAAAFGTVRFPQPLDLAWVTQNYHDLKIAKYGVVDTVAFDRGVFNALKPGGVFFVLDHEAPPGTDTAGIEKLHRIEKALVIKEVTSVGFKLVDEGTFLRRPSDDHTLPIFDKKVQGQTDQYALKFVKPGGPIKR, via the coding sequence ATGGTTCGCTTGTCGGTTGCGCTTTTTTCGGTCGCGGCGGCGGTCGTTCCTGCCGCAATGGTCTATGCGGCGGTGCCGGATTACGTCGCAGCCGCTGTCGCGGACACCTCACGGCCCGACGCCGACCGCGCGACCGACGTCAATCGCAAGCCGGCCGAGACGATGGCTTTTGCCGGGGTGAAGCCCGGCATGATCGTCGGCGAATTCTATCCGGGCGGCGGCTATTTCACGCGCATGCTGAGCGATGTCGTCGGCCCGAAGGGGCATGTCTACGGCATGGAGAATCTGCGCTGGGACGATCCAAAGTCGGACAAGGCCGTGATCGACGCGACCAAGGGCAACGTGTCGATCGAGGCGGCGGCGTTCGGGACGGTGCGTTTTCCGCAGCCGCTCGACCTCGCCTGGGTGACGCAGAACTATCACGACCTCAAGATCGCCAAATACGGCGTGGTCGATACGGTCGCGTTCGACCGCGGCGTGTTCAACGCGCTGAAGCCGGGCGGCGTGTTCTTCGTCCTCGACCACGAAGCCCCGCCGGGTACCGACACGGCGGGAATCGAGAAGCTCCACCGCATCGAAAAGGCGCTGGTGATCAAGGAAGTGACGTCGGTCGGCTTCAAGCTGGTCGATGAAGGCACCTTTCTGCGGCGACCGAGCGACGACCACACGCTGCCGATCTTCGACAAGAAGGTGCAGGGTCAGACCGACCAATACGCCCTGAAGTTCGTGAAGCCGGGTGGCCCGATCAAGCGGTAA
- a CDS encoding acylphosphatase yields MHDDERDKLAAALKGSEYMGVMQRVVVSGKVHQVGFRDYAIRKAQLLGVTGWVRNRQDGTVEIMASGEDEAVAALVEAVREGPPLARVDHVEAYVEAGQPVKGFTKRFTA; encoded by the coding sequence GTGCATGACGACGAGCGGGATAAACTTGCCGCCGCGTTGAAGGGGTCAGAATATATGGGCGTGATGCAGCGGGTCGTTGTGTCGGGTAAGGTCCACCAGGTCGGCTTTCGCGACTATGCCATCCGCAAGGCGCAGTTGTTGGGGGTCACCGGCTGGGTGCGCAACCGCCAGGACGGAACGGTCGAAATCATGGCATCCGGGGAGGATGAGGCGGTCGCGGCGTTGGTCGAGGCCGTCCGCGAAGGCCCGCCGCTCGCGCGGGTCGACCATGTCGAAGCCTATGTCGAGGCGGGCCAGCCGGTGAAAGGATTCACCAAGCGGTTTACCGCTTGA
- a CDS encoding DUF2268 domain-containing putative Zn-dependent protease (predicted Zn-dependent protease with a strongly conserved HExxH motif), which produces MKRTMIAIAAVLLLHASGSARTVPAPYKSLTRDFAKFHDATKGMPEKERVALFRQRFGKLFPGFYEPSSGQADAQFERSVAVSLDGFDAIRADYEKVERQFPIAYAAGLRHFRAQFPGFKPVLPVWFVHSLGRMDGGTRTLDGKTYMIFGADVIAKIHTDGTIGPFLDHELYHVENGQWFKDCEPDTTVWCSLWQEGGAVYATAVMNPGGDDHTLMLDLPKPIRPAVDAQWKLALCMLRGDLDKGDQATYASYFFGGGGEQTFPKRWGYYIGYRLMQRVGKRHSLAEIDKMDHTAARAEIDRELTAMIAEAGECA; this is translated from the coding sequence ATGAAGCGTACGATGATAGCAATAGCGGCAGTGCTGTTGCTCCATGCGTCCGGCAGCGCGCGCACCGTGCCCGCTCCCTACAAATCGCTGACTCGCGACTTCGCCAAGTTTCACGATGCAACCAAGGGCATGCCGGAGAAGGAGCGAGTCGCGCTGTTCCGCCAGCGTTTCGGCAAGCTGTTCCCTGGCTTCTACGAGCCCTCGTCCGGTCAGGCCGACGCTCAGTTCGAGCGAAGTGTCGCAGTGTCGCTCGACGGCTTTGACGCGATCCGGGCGGACTATGAGAAGGTGGAGCGCCAGTTCCCGATCGCCTACGCCGCTGGCCTTCGCCATTTCCGGGCGCAATTCCCGGGGTTCAAGCCGGTGCTGCCAGTGTGGTTCGTCCATTCGCTCGGGCGGATGGACGGCGGCACGCGGACGCTCGACGGTAAGACCTACATGATCTTCGGCGCGGACGTGATCGCCAAGATCCATACCGACGGGACGATCGGGCCGTTCCTCGACCATGAGCTCTATCACGTCGAAAACGGGCAATGGTTCAAGGATTGCGAGCCCGACACGACGGTCTGGTGTTCGCTGTGGCAAGAGGGCGGGGCAGTCTATGCGACGGCGGTGATGAACCCGGGCGGCGACGATCACACGCTGATGCTCGATCTGCCCAAACCCATTCGGCCAGCCGTCGACGCGCAGTGGAAGCTCGCCTTGTGCATGCTGCGCGGCGACCTCGATAAGGGCGATCAGGCCACTTACGCGAGCTACTTCTTCGGCGGCGGTGGCGAGCAGACCTTCCCCAAACGTTGGGGGTACTACATCGGCTATCGGTTGATGCAGCGGGTCGGCAAGCGCCATAGCTTGGCCGAGATCGACAAGATGGATCACACCGCCGCCCGCGCCGAGATCGACCGCGAATTGACCGCGATGATCGCCGAAGCGGGCGAGTGCGCCTAG
- a CDS encoding DoxX family protein → MPIPASWSPNLLSLLRIVAGLGFLQHGVSKYFGIPPFPMPLNPLLYTAGAIELVGGTLLVIGLFTRPAAFVLSGMSAAAYFIAHAPKSFFPAVNMGEAAMLYCFIFLYIAAAGAGPWSVDAMRNKAA, encoded by the coding sequence TTGCCCATTCCCGCCAGTTGGTCGCCGAATTTGCTGTCGCTGCTGCGCATCGTCGCCGGGCTCGGCTTCCTGCAGCACGGCGTGTCGAAATATTTCGGCATCCCGCCCTTTCCGATGCCGCTCAACCCATTACTCTACACCGCGGGCGCGATCGAGCTGGTCGGCGGTACGTTGCTGGTGATCGGCCTGTTCACGCGCCCTGCCGCGTTCGTTCTGTCGGGCATGTCGGCCGCCGCCTATTTCATCGCGCACGCACCGAAGAGCTTTTTCCCCGCGGTCAACATGGGCGAAGCAGCGATGCTGTACTGCTTCATCTTCCTGTACATCGCCGCGGCCGGCGCCGGGCCATGGAGCGTGGACGCGATGCGGAACAAGGCCGCCTAG